TGTCAGTGTTCTTGCAGTTGCCATGGGGGCGTTTGCCGATCCCGCAGCGGAGCGTCCGAATATTATCCTGATTTTGGCCGATGATCTCGGCCCCGGAATGCTGAGCTGCAATGGGCAGAAGATCGTTAAAACACCGCATATCGACCGGTTAGCCGATGAGGGCATTTCCTTTGAAAATTATTATGGCGGCGTTTTTTGCGCTCCCGCCCGTTGGATGCTGATGACCGGCATGCATGACGGGCGCATCGGCGGGCTGGAAAATAACCGGGCCGGATTGCTGATTAAACGTGACTCAGGGGAAATTACTGAAGAGGAATTTCAGAAGCAGTTTGCGGAACTGAAAGCAAAGGCGCATCCCATTGCAGACAACGAGGTGTTTCTGGCCGAGGTGGCCCGGCAGGCAGGGTATAAAACCGCCCAGTTTGGCAAGCTTGATCGGGGATTCCTGACTTGGCATGAACGGGTAAAACGGTTCGGCTGGGACCACTATGAGGGACTTTATTCGCATGTCCGTTGTCACGGCTTCTATCCGCCCTATATCTGGCGCGACGGCGAAAAGGTGGAGCTTGAGGGGAATCCGTATCCTAACTGTGGAAAAGCCAGTCAGGACGGTATGGACGAGCCGGTCGGCAAGTTCGGAAAAACGTATTGTCCGGATGTGTTTGTGGAGAGTCTGCTGACTTATATCCGGGAGCATGGCGAAGCCGTTCGAGCGGGAAAGAAGGTGAAACCGTTCTTTATTTATCATCCTTCCCAGTTACCGCATGGACCGTCGGCCGTTCCTTATATTCACGAAGATTATATCAATGATAAACGTCTCGATCTTTCGGAAAAAAAGTATGCCACCATGGTTAAGTTTCTGGATAACCATGTCGGACGGATTATGGACGAGCTGAGAACGCAGGGGCTCGACGAGAATACCATCGTTTTCTTTGCCTCCGATAACGGGCACGAAATGTATTCGGGAC
This is a stretch of genomic DNA from Pontiella agarivorans. It encodes these proteins:
- a CDS encoding arylsulfatase; translation: MKIHLFAMAVSVLAVAMGAFADPAAERPNIILILADDLGPGMLSCNGQKIVKTPHIDRLADEGISFENYYGGVFCAPARWMLMTGMHDGRIGGLENNRAGLLIKRDSGEITEEEFQKQFAELKAKAHPIADNEVFLAEVARQAGYKTAQFGKLDRGFLTWHERVKRFGWDHYEGLYSHVRCHGFYPPYIWRDGEKVELEGNPYPNCGKASQDGMDEPVGKFGKTYCPDVFVESLLTYIREHGEAVRAGKKVKPFFIYHPSQLPHGPSAVPYIHEDYINDKRLDLSEKKYATMVKFLDNHVGRIMDELRTQGLDENTIVFFASDNGHEMYSGPFMDYKKQKTPDGERYDLLDHKFRTSEVDDVFNGAGGRAGLKRSGYQGGMQCPLFARWPGKISAGQKTKLLTVHYDFLATVADLGGIEVPRGKDGISYLPTMLGKPQTKSHDYVVVHNRHRIMGGSALIMKDGFKLIEDNRTGEYQLYNILEDNEERHELSAEYPEKVRQMAKILKREIDSPRPDLETN